The DNA window TCATTGAAAGgtcaaagaagaagatgatgtaaATGTTGATCGGAAGCTTCAAATTCGTTTGAAACGAAGGAGACATCGAAAGAGACGTAAACAGGTATCCTGTGCTTGCATTACCCTATATCTCGCTCCTCAATTTTGAAGTTGCAGTTTAATTAACTTTTTTGAGTTTATCCTTGTGCTAATGTAGTTCGAGAAAATTGATGAAGATCTGGAAATCGCTAATAACATTGACCAAGAAAGCATAACGAGTAACGGTGCATCTCCGGTGACTAGTTCCAGTGAAGCAAGAGGCTCCAAGCGTCTGAGTGAGGATGAGGAGCTAAACATTGATAATAAGAGGAGTCGAACTGTACTAATAGATAGTGATGATGACACTCCACTGAAAGATAATTCAGACTGCAATGCAATAAAATCCGAGGACCAGTCCTATGTGGAAGAAAATATCTGCATATCTGCCAGTGGTGGTCTTCCTTCACAGAGTCTGAATGATAAGCTCTACTGCACTGCTTGCAGTAAGCATGCTCTCAAAGTGTGTTCACATCCACTTCTGAAGGTGATTGTTTGTGCAGATTGCAGATGTTTATTGGAAGAAAAGATGCATGTGAAGGTATGGCCATGAGGAACCTTTCTTGACTCTTCTTTCTTTATCTGAACATTTTGTGTAACGTGTTCACGAGAGCGCAggtaattaaatgaattaaccTAATTACTGATTAACAGCAAATTAGCAACTGATGTTATAGTATCTAGTGAATAGATATCTTCAGTTAGAAATATTCTCTCTATATATCATATTAAGGAATTATAGTGTTACCTGATTTCCTACATCATTTAATGCTAATATTTCATATCATTTGTTCAAGTAAATGCTAGATCTTTTATTGACCTATGAAGGTGTGCAGGATCCTGATTGCACTAAGTGTTACTGTGGGTGGTGTGGACAAAGCAAGGACCTAGTAAATTGTAACTCTTGCAAGACGTTGGTTTGTACAACTTGTATAAAGAGGAATATTGGAGAGGAATGCTTATCTGATGCCCAGACCTCTGGCTGGCAATGTTGTTTCTGTTGCCCAAGTCTTCTAAAGACATTGACGTCACAATTAGAGCAAGCAATAGGTTGTGGGGATTTGATAGATTCTAGCTCTGATAGTGATTCAGATAGTTCAGGTTCAGAGATAGATGTTACTGTAAGGTATATTTAGTatactgctctctctctctctctctctctctctctctctctctctctctctctctctctctctctctctctccctccccatTGCTGAGGCATGTATCTATTGAATAGAAAGCGGTGAACTTTTATTCTTGAGCATTGGATACTTATGTTTTTTCTCAGATTATTGTGTTTCTGAACATATTTTGTCTCTGTGTCAGTTCTAAGAGGAGGAGAAAGCAGAAAATTCGAAGGATCATTGATGACACTGAATTAGGAGAAGAAACCAGAAGGAAAATTGCAATTGAAAAGGTACAATCTAGTGCtgattttgtaataaaaaaagatGTTGTGGTACTAGAAGTTTTTTCATAAACTTTTCTTCTGTAGGAACGTCAAGAGCGCTTGATGTCTTTGCAAGTACAATTTTCTGCCAAATCTAAGATGAAGAGCTCTGCAACCTGTAATGGGAGATTACCCGAAGGCGCCAACACTGAAGTGCTAGGTGATGCATCGGTTGGTTATGTAGTGAATGTTGTGAGGGAGAAAGGTGAAGAAGCTGTCAGAATTCCTCCAAGCATCTCAGCTAAATTGAAGGCTCATCAGGTTTGCTTGATCTGTTAACTATTTGTTTGTTGGATTTTCTTGAATGAATTCCCTTGTGCTATGTTTGGTTAAGGAACTGTCAAGCCGATTTAATGACAGTTTCTTATCAGTTATTTTCAGCTATTGAAAAACTGGCAGTATATTGTTTGCCTTGTGTCATGTCAGGACACATGATAAGATTTCCATGGCTCACCTTTTTCACTTGAACTTCGTTGTCATGTTCTTTTAAACCTATTCTTGTTTCACATGGTTATCTTAATTTGATCTCCTTCACTAAAGGTACTAAGTATCTTTTGTTATTGCTTTATGTGTCGATAACTTTTAATGATATAGTGCTGTTATCTTGTCCTTGTTACAAACTGCAACATGAAGTAAAGGTCTGATTCATTATTACAGATTACGGGTGTGAGATTTATGTGGGAGAATATCATACAGTCAGTCAGAAAAGTGAAGGCTGGGGATAAAGGTCTTGGTTGCATTCTAGCTCACATGATGGGCCTTGGTAAAACTTTTCAGGTATTATTCTGTCTATTGCAAACTCTTCCCAAGAACTGTGAGTGTTTATTTAGATGTGCGAGTTTTGTTTTGAAATAGGTGTTGGTGCATGTGGAATGACCCAGCAGCTTAGTCGAATAGCCATCTTGCAAAATGCAAGGTTGTTTTAAGTGGTTGATTTATATACTCCACATAACTTGTCAAATTGCTTTCGTAGGTCATAGCTTTTTTGTACACTGCAATGAGAAGTATTGATTTGGGATTAAAAACCGCACTTATTGTCACCCCTGTGAACGTGCTGCACAATTGGCGTCAAGAGTTCATGAAGTGGAGACCTTCAGAACTAAAGCCTCTTCGCATCTTCATGCTAGAAGATGTGTCAAGGTTTGCTGAAATATATCTATTTTGTCTCATTCCATTCTCATCCCTATCAAACATTGATCTAAGATGATGGCATTAAGAAATGAAGTTGTTGTTTTGAGGGATGTCTTGCAGTCATTAGCAAATTATATCTCCGATTGGGGAGATGGTGAGTGGTGACACCAAGATGCTGACATGATTTCCCTTGTTTGTCAGGGATAGAAGAGCAGAGTTGCTTGCAAAGTGGAGAAGGAAGGGTGGTGTTTTTCTAATTGGCTACTCTGCTTTTAGAAACTTATCCTTTGGGAAGCATGTGAAGGATAGGCAGATAGCTACAGAAATTTGTCGTGCCTTACAGGTAGGTTGACGTTAACCTCTATATTTGTCTTTACACGTCATGCTTTTTCAATTCTTTGTTACCATGTGCATTATTTCTTCTTCAACTCGTTGGACTTAAAGCCAAACTTTCTGGATTAATATTATTCTTGTCAAGTTGATATATAGATTGTAAGCTGTTAAACACATACTGTCATTAGCACACATTGATACTTTATTTAGCATGATCCAAgcgatctttttttttaaagagtcTTTCTTATTGTTACATTTCCAACTCAGGATGGACCGGATATACTTGTTTGTGATGAGGCCCATGTTATTAAGAATACCAGGGCTGATGTAACCCAAGCCTTAAAACAAGTGAAATGCCAGAGAAGGATAGCATTAACTGGATCACCACTTCAGAACAATCTCATGGAATATTATTGTGTGAGTTACTCAGAAAGCTATTCATTTTGCCATTTCTTACACGCAACCTACTATCTTGAttcatttaaatttaaattttttttgcagATGGTTGATTTTGTAAGGGAAGGTTTTCTTGGAAGCAGCCATGAGTTTCGGAATCGGTAAAATTTCATCATTTAAACCCTGTTTTCTgtctaatttatttttgttgttttaatgTATCTTAAAATTCCATCCCTTTGCATGCAGATTCCAAAATCCCATAGAGTACGGTCAGCATACTAATTCAACCGTGGATGATGTGAAAATCATGAACCAACGGTCTCATATTCTTTATGAACAGTTGAAAGGATTTGTTCAGAGAATGGACATGACTGTTGTGAAGAAGGACTTACCACCAAAAACTGTGTTTGTAATAGCTGTGAAACTTTCAACCTTACAGAGGAAATTATACAAGAGATTTCTTGATGTCCATGGATTTACCAAGGACAATGATTATAATGAAAAGATAGGGAAGAGAAGTTTTTTTGCCGGCTACCAGGCCTTAGCTCAGGTAATAGATTCGCACACTTGTTAAGTTCCCAACTTCcattaaaaggtcgtacccagtgcataaggctcccgctttaagtTCCCAACTTCCATTATTCATTATAATAACATGCACTCACTCACGCACACACTCATGTATGCATGATCACAAAAGCATCTAGTCTTACACAAAGGGACTCCTAAGCGTTTCGTAGACCTTTATTGACATTATATGTAATGCTAATTATTGTCTGCTAGTCTATTGTGTGTCTATCTGTCTTTCATGCGAGTTGTTGTAATATATGACCTTATTGTTGGTTATTAGATATGGAACCATCCGGGGATTGTgcaactaagaaaagacaacaaAGACTATGAGAGAAGTGGAGATGCCGTTGAGAATTTTCTTGCAGATGACAGCTCTAGTGACGAAAACATTGATTATAATTTGGGTTTGGGAGGTATTTGTTTCTTTCCTTGTTTTTTCCAGGACTTGCATGAATGTTCCCGGTATTGGTGTATGATAGAACTGGATATACAATGCAGTTGGGTGAATGTATATATTCACGTATTTGATGACACTTTCTTAAAAGTATATCTAACAATGGTAAGATATCTTGCTTTGCAGAGAAAAATGTGAATGAAATTTTGCCAGGAAAAAAAGATGGCATTTTTCATAAGGTATGGATTTGGACAAACTATAAtgttggtttttattcattATGCACTTCTTTACATTTCTTTTACTGTCCATTTGGCATTATTTGAAATATGCCATTGTTTTTTTAGTAGGAAGACTAATAAGAAAGGCTTTACTTTGTTTCTCAAAAAAAGCTTTACTTTGTAGTTTGTATTACTATTGTTGTTTTCGTGGAGCGTAATGCTGACCAACAACCTTATCACTTTTCAGAATTGGTGGAATGATCTTCTTCATGAAAATAACTATAAAGAGCTTGATTACAGTGGCAAAATGGTACTCCTGCTTGACATTCTAGCTATGAGTTCTGATGTGGGCGATAAGGCATTGGTATTTAGCCAGAGCATACCAACCCTAGACCTTATTGAACTTTATCTTTCAAGGCTACCTCGACATGGGAAGAAAGGGAAGTCCTGGAAGAAAGGAAAAGATTGGTACAGGTTGGTACATATTACTGAGAACAATTTACAGTTTGACAGACAGCTTAGGTTTTTCTTTTCAGCTTTGCCGTTGCTCCATACTATATATCCTTCTTCTGACTATTTCCTGCAGATGTAGCTGCAATGTCTTTTGCATAAAAGCTATTATTTGGGTTACGTCGTTTTTACTGGATTCTTTATTGCTCTTCAGGCTAGATGGGAGAACAGAGGGCTCAGAAAGGCAAAAGCTGGTTGAACGCTTTAATGATCCCCTAAATAAGAGGGTGAAATGTGTTATAATTTCCACCAGAGCTGGATCATTAGGGATAAATCTATATGCTGCTAATCGCGTAATAATAGTTGATGGTTCTTGGAATCCAACATACGATCTTCAGGCTATATATCGTGCTTGgaggtgaatttgaattttCTGTTGCAGTCCTTAACTCAGTTTTTGTTTGGTAAATGTGCCTTGATAAAGTGTAGATTAGGGGCTATATAGCATTAGGGAGGGTTTGTTTTTAGAATGGCCATACATCGAATGTGCCAGACAGCAAGCCTGATGATTATTCCTCCTTTATCACTCCAACTTTCCATTCTTCGGTAGGGCAGGTACATCGTAaatgatatgttttttttttttttttctatttccaGGTATGGCCAAACAAAGCCAGTGTTCGCTTACAGATTGATGGCACATGGAACTATGGAAGAAAAAATTTATAAGCGTCAGGTAACGAAGGAGGGCCTGGCTGCAAGGGTTGTTGACCGACAACAGGTACATAGGACAATATCTAAGGAAGAGATGTTGCATCTTTTTGAATTTGGTGATGATGAGAACCATGAGCTTGACCAAGAAAACGGACGCATGAACGACAATATGACTGGTGAAGTGGAAATTTTGCCAAAACACGTAGTTCCTCTTTCTCAAGGAAGTTGCTCTTCTGACAAGCTCATGGAAAGGTTAATTGGCAAGCATTCTCCAAGGTACACTCCTGTTCTTTGTTCTCGTTTTCTTTAGCATCTGTTGGTAAGGGTAATTGCCTTTTACTCTGGTGCAATTGGCAACTCATACTTCCGTCCTCTTACGCATGACCTACCTTGTTTTCAGGTGGATCGCAAATTTCCACGAACATGAGACCCTTTTGCAAGAGAATGAAGAAGAAAGGCTCACAAAGGAGGAGCAAGACATGGCCTGGGAAGTATACCAGAAATCATTTGGATGGGAGGAAGTGCAGAGAATTCCTCTCAAAGAATCTGCAATCGACCAAAAACCAGCTGCATCAAATACTGCGTCATCTGCACCAAAGAAAAGCATCCTTGCTGAATCCAAGGCGAAGAATGCTTTTGTGCAGCGGAAGTGCACTAACCTTTCGCATTTGCTGACGCTAAGAAGTCAGGGCACAAAACAGGGTTGCACTACTGTGTGTGGGGAATGTGGCCGCGAGCTAAGCTGGGAGGAGCACAATCGAGATAGCAGGCTCAGGTGAACGGGAGTGCCTTCCGATTTGTTCTCGTCTTTTGTCCGATGTAAATGGTCCAATTGTATTGCGATTGCTGTGAGTTCATTGCCCCCTTGAACACAATTTGGAAATTGGAACATTCTTTTTGTTGTGTGTATTGATCAAGTCTTGcaaccgaccccacttagtaggATAAGGTTTGGTGGTGGTTGTTGATCTGAGTGTTGATTAGTGTCCAAAATATGAGGAGCCCTTTCCCCATGGAtacttgttttttggttttggtgGGGGAAGAAAAAGGATTTTAGTTCTTTTGATACCAAAGAAATAGGTTTGTGTAAATCTGAGGACGATGAAATGAGCAATGAAAATCTCTTTGTTGCTTTCTATGAATTTCTTGTGATTTTttctcaattaattaattaattgattaatgatTGTGTGATTTGAGATCATATTTAAGGAAGCGATTTTCACACTTTTTCTTCGTCTGCGAAGGTGAAGGCGAAGGCGACACAAAGAAAGTACGGTGGAGAAATTGAATCTCGAGGATTTAAAATGAAAATGAGAAAAATActtgttgaaaattttaaatcgtATAAATCTTCACCGAAATTTAGCCAATTTGATTACTGTGTTTCATAATATTGACATGGCCATGGAAATTCCCTACAATGCCCCTTCGTTCATCGAGAATCGAGTTCCTTCTCCCCTCTCCCGGAAGAGATTATTGGGATCCCTACCGGACTTATTTTTTCCGACGACAATAAATACATCTGGCAAGGTTCGACAACCCTTTCGTAGCACCGTGGGTCGTGTTACTTCCCGCCTCGCGCGATTGCTTGTCACCCAAGAAATCTCGTTACAACATTCTTTCACAATCCATTAACCATCCATAGCCAAGGAAAGAAAGCAGTTCATATGACAATTTTGCTTGGAAGAGCTATCATCTTTCATCTCCTACCCAATTATCCTTCTCCTTAGGGCCAGTTGGCCCTTCCTCGCCATAGATTTGAGTAGGAAACAACTCGATTAAGTTCTCGACAGAGAATCGAACAAAGAAGGGAAGGCGATCAATCAACTTATCTAGTTCCGATCGTCCATCATACACAATGGTCGGACCCCAGTCTCGCATATACTGCAACCAAGATGGTTCGGATATAACGCCATTGCCAAGGTACTCGGCCGCAACAATTTGATACTTGGAGCTCGAATCAATGAAGAACTTGCTCCGCGCAGCGTCATTTCTTACTCCTATGTCAAACTTGGATGAACCCTGGAGGTAAGTCCCGGGATGAGCATAGCTACTATGACCGTGTTTTGATGAGTACACAATCGGCTTACTCCCTTCGATGAACTCCAAATCAAAAGCATCCACCCATCTGCCACCGCTGTGCTCTGAGAAATACACTTGCCAGAGTTCTCCCGTGAAGTTGTTCACTCGGAGAGTGAAGTGCTCCCAGTCACCGACATGTTCGCCTATCTTGTTCAGTGCAATATTTACCAAACCAATTTTAATGGTGGATGGTCCATTGAAGGGGCAGAACACCCACATAGCAATATCTGTAAAAGTTCCTCCCAATGCTGGTTTTACATGAACGTATAGCTCCGCACTGTCTATGTTTCCGGCTTTGAGAAGATTTTTCGCTTCATCATCGCTTGGCAAATCTATCCAAAAATCACTATCATTTTCCCCACCAGCAGGCAAATTGGAGCCTCTGTAATCAATCGGTTTGCCATTTCCAGTGTCTTCCCGGTACAAAAGTGCCCCGTTTTTGAAAAACCATTGCACCGATGATGGCAAATAAACCTCATTAGGATGGAAGAACACCGTGGGGCCGTAGTGCTCAATTAGTGAATGAATCTGGTTCAGATTTGGCATTGCGTGTAAAGACGAATCAAAATTCTTCAAGCACGCAACTTCTAGCTCTTCATCGGAATCCAAGTATGTACTGCAAAAGAATGTACCAACGGAAACACCACTGTAGAACATACCTCGTTTGCAGGGTCTTGTATTCCACACCTGAAATTGGTCCAACTTTGAATCCATGGCTAGCATCCGATCATGTGTTTCACAAGTCTCTGTAAGATCTTCTCGTACGCACCTAACTTCTTCGGGGCTAGGTTCCTCAGGCTTGTCAGTGACCACAAAACCCATGGCCTTATAACCAACAGGTGGGTTTGGCAACCAAATATAACCACAACCATTTTTACTTGAATCCGCGTTCCAGACTAATGAGTAGCTAACCGGCCTTTTTAAAGCCGGTAACTCTAATGCTGAGCCTCGGGTACAACCATCATCCACCATTCTGGCAACCGTTTCACGTGCCACAAGAACATACCCTCTCAATGGCTGGTCATTCCGCTGGCAGTAGTAACCGAGGCAAAAGAAGTCATCGGGGATCCCTGCAGGTCTATAAAATGTGACACCCCTTGATTTTCCACGCAACAGACTACAGCTCCAGATGCTCTCAAACTTGGTGACTTGGATAACCTCAATTTCTCCGAGACGTATTCTTCCAGCAGCAAATCCTTCGCCTGAAGAAAGGTACACATTGTTCAGAAAACGAGCTCATAACAATACATTAACATTTACTTGACGACATAAACGTGACAGTAAAAtcttgggagttttaacaaaacactcatggtactgttcacttttaacgaaaaaccacatttttacctttaactgacactattcactatacctttaaaaagggcttttcgttaaaagagaagtttttttggacgttttgttagtttttcttaaaatctTAGCATGACATTGTTGTTCTAGGTTTATTAGTTGTaatctttcctttcttcttcgacCTGAGTTCACGCAAAACATCAATTTGTAACAGATTCAAAGAAACTCGAAATCGAGCTCCTAAAATGTAGTTTGGAGACAAAGCTTCAAACTTTTACGTTATGAATTCTTTTCCGCGTGCTAAACGCAGCCCAAGTGTAATCAGGGAAGATTTTACAACTTTGAAACTTcttaaaatttgacattttaATCAAGCATTGGAGAACATACAAAATTTAGAACATTGAAGCTTTCAAACTCCAAGAACTTCAACTTTCAAGGCTTTTCTGCATATCTATGTTTCAAATATTGACCAAGTTCATGGATTTGATAAAATTCCgaattatttataaataaataaaatctctCTGCTTTTGACTTTATGGGGATGTTTGGGGGGAAAGGGGAGCTGCAAGTTTTGCAAAAATATGTGGACCTGAACCTCAGTAGGCACCGTCCGTGGAAGTAGAATTTTTTCTTCTCCTACTCTCATCCCCTTCCTTTTCCTCCTCactcatattattttttatcttattatctttataaaaagaTTAAtgtaagatgttgacgtgatttaaccgtaacTATTTAAGTAGGAGaggaaaaaagagaagagagatcagaagaaaagagaatcacCTTCTTTGCCAATGGCATTGAGCTTATTGGGAATACCAAACTgcctataatttatttatttactaaaAAAACAAAGTTGGACCACCAAACAAAGACAAATAAATTGAGAAAAAAACATATGAAAAATCAAGAGTACAaggtaaagaaagaaaaatcttgaaccatttaatatattatattagctTAAATGTCAAATAGTTCCGGTGTTTCACTATTTTAACATTTAAATATTTTGGTTTGTCATATTTCCGATGGGGACCTTTATGTTCTTCAAACAAACACAATTTAGCAAATCTGATGAACTAAGTTCTTGTGAAAAAGAATAATTAGCTAAAAACAAGATGGACAACTTTAAGAAACCCATTAAAAAAGCAGTTACAAGAGATAAGTGAAACTGCAAAAGTGCTTTTTGTTTAGGAAAGAAAGGATCTTGGTTGGAAATATTACCTTGGGGCCAGTGTGGAAGAGGTGAAGGCAGAGAGAAGGGCTGCGGCTGCGGCTGCGGCTCTgagtaatcatacaattggtaGTCACTGCTCCTCCACCACCAACACTCACACCCCAACATCTtcaccccctctctctcaaaTTTAACAACCCACAAAAAAGGTATCTCCAAGATTATGCTCCTCCTCCCTCACCCTCTCAAATTTCTCTCTCCAACCATGCTTCTGAAATATTTTAgcgagagaaagaaagaaagaaagctgtttcctttctctctctacaattgcgtcttgagagggagagagagagagagagctgaaaagaatagcaaagagaAAGAGGTTGAGTGAATACAAAGGAagcttagagagagagggagagagagagagagcgctgTGGGAGGTTGGTTCGGTTTGATTTGTTGTTTGCTTTTGCGTAAGAGTTTTCTACTTGGAAGGTGGTGGCTTTTGTTCGTTTCAAGTTTCGTTCTTTTTCTTCATTAATTTTTGTGAAGCCTTTATTTAATAAGTATCTCCTTCTCCCTCTCCGTCTCAGAAAACAGCTTATATAGGTTCCTCGCCACGagatattttgtattaataaacataaatatataaaatacttttttaaaatagataaaaattatatatttttttgtaacaGTATACATGTGtcatgtaatttcttattctcTCCACTTTAGTAAGCGGCCAAATTTTTTCCTTGTGCCATATAAATTCTTCCCCTTTgtctattttaataaaaaaaatattccatGTAATCAAAATATAAGTCAGCACATTACATCTTATGATATAATTAAAGATTATTTAACTTTTAATATTTCTGCACTTATATTATGATATGTGTTATATTGACACGCGTTATGAGTGCACTGAATCTCTTGAATAAACTCCCtatttgtttttataaattttgtatatttttatGCCTACCTTTGCCAAAGAACAAAAACTTTgaaaaaagagtaaattgtagcaatggtcctttaactttaacttaattggagtaatgatccctcaattaaaaatccattaccattggtctctcaactaaaaattcattacccttggtcccttaactttaatccaactggaaaaatggtccctcaactttaactcaattgtagcactgatcattccaacataactcattttgacaaaattctaatgaagttgacgaaaataattatagctacacgttttgatgagttgaggaacccaaattgtagcaatagttcttccaatataactcattttgacaaaattctgacgaagttAATGAAAATGATCATAGTTACAcatttgatgagttgagggaccaaaggtaatgaatttttagttgatggactattgctccaatttgattaaaattaagggatcattactacaatttacttttgaaaaaattcatttattttttaaacgaaCAAGACCATAGGATATTCCATGACTTGGAGAATATTCttcaaaaatactttttttatGTTACTCCTATGActtcttttttaacaaactataTTATCTATGTTGAAGGGGAGAGATGAGTTTAGCTTCATAATTGgttagtaataatgtaattcaaattcgcttttggcaaaaatcgaacttaagacttctcactcacaaataaagagaaatactaTTATACGGTAGTATTAAGTCGCTCAATACTCTTTTAACTTTAAatgcaataaaatattaatacatAAATGAAAGTAATAAAAGGTTTTTCATATGTTTAAATTGAATACAACGTGATCTTACAAATTCTTTTTATATGTAATAAACACATGTatttggaaaaagaaaggaatgaTAATGAAGACTTTGAATCATTGCAACTTTTTAAAGTGTAGTTAGAGTTCTCTTGACGGATATACTTCTAATTACAAGAAAATCTAGGTTGTAACTTGAGTCTTGAgctattattttttgttgtgacacgtgatgagaaaaatactataaaaaaataatacgtCCTTGTGTACACTATTTCTTCTCCTAATTACAATCAAGATTTTTGTCCTATTTCCCATCCCACAATCATCAACTCCTCAAAAGTATTCATTATCTAATGATTGACACCTAATTTACATAAAAGTGTTTGTGATACTACCTAAGTAAGTTTTTGAAATAGCAATTCCGTACAAGTTAGATACTCATTTATGTTTAGTCATATtcgttatttttatttaatttgtttaaaaataatatgtgAAATTAGCCCCTTATTTCAAGTAAGGCCGTTGGATAAGTACTAGATTATACATGTAAATATGCTTTTTTGGTGACAAAGATTGGTGCTTTTGGCTTTTTTGTAAGTTGCCCTTTCACTTTCAtgatatcctatcaaattgggTCCATTCTTTAGTTCAACATTATTATAATTTTGCCTTCCAACGTTATTACTATTTGTCTTCCAAATATCGATGACATTGGCTCATCATCTTTAACGGATTTAGATTCATTTTGAAGTTTTGTGTCTGAGTATATGGATTGAGAGATCCAGGCTACTCAATTTCAATTTTACAACTTTCATTAGCCCATCCTCCTAACCCCTtcacaaaaaatcaaaaacttGAATGACTCAGATCTTCTTACTCTCTTAAACGCTCTGCTAACTCCTAACACAAAAATTCAGAACGAATCTAAATCCATCTTTAACTAATGTCCTATGTTCAATTCCATGTTCAATTCCACATCAAGTGTTGCAATAGTTGAATTAAAAGTCTAAAGCCGCCACATCGGACTTCAAATATTCAAAAGTAATATAAGGTGGCGGAGTGCATGTTACACGAAGATGTCAAGGTCGGCACAAAATAacgtataaaaataaaataaaaataaaaattgaataaaacaaGAGGTAGAATATAAATCATA is part of the Malus domestica chromosome 12, GDT2T_hap1 genome and encodes:
- the LOC103451083 gene encoding protein CHROMATIN REMODELING 20-like, with product MEESHEQVGEQMEENGEQVENIGSASSGSDSDSFIDDSEVDEVPISGEDGKLQPEEPLSDKEIEELIAEFLEVESKAAEAQEALEKESLAKVESEVREELAQTLHGDDLEAAVANEMDTLIEEWQAELDELETESAHLLEQLDGAGIELPSLYKCIESQAPNGCCTEAWKRRIHWVGSQETGEFTESRADAEKYLQTHRPVRRRHGKLLEDGASGFLQKKLVVDGIKDVETAEVDYWGSFNKLFSDGATAGGASFGSKHWASVYLASTPQQAAEMGLKFPGVDEVEEIDDIDGNSGDPFVADAVANERELDLTEEQKKNYRKVKEEDDVNVDRKLQIRLKRRRHRKRRKQFEKIDEDLEIANNIDQESITSNGASPVTSSSEARGSKRLSEDEELNIDNKRSRTVLIDSDDDTPLKDNSDCNAIKSEDQSYVEENICISASGGLPSQSLNDKLYCTACSKHALKVCSHPLLKVIVCADCRCLLEEKMHVKDPDCTKCYCGWCGQSKDLVNCNSCKTLVCTTCIKRNIGEECLSDAQTSGWQCCFCCPSLLKTLTSQLEQAIGCGDLIDSSSDSDSDSSGSEIDVTVSSKRRRKQKIRRIIDDTELGEETRRKIAIEKERQERLMSLQVQFSAKSKMKSSATCNGRLPEGANTEVLGDASVGYVVNVVREKGEEAVRIPPSISAKLKAHQITGVRFMWENIIQSVRKVKAGDKGLGCILAHMMGLGKTFQVIAFLYTAMRSIDLGLKTALIVTPVNVLHNWRQEFMKWRPSELKPLRIFMLEDVSRDRRAELLAKWRRKGGVFLIGYSAFRNLSFGKHVKDRQIATEICRALQDGPDILVCDEAHVIKNTRADVTQALKQVKCQRRIALTGSPLQNNLMEYYCMVDFVREGFLGSSHEFRNRFQNPIEYGQHTNSTVDDVKIMNQRSHILYEQLKGFVQRMDMTVVKKDLPPKTVFVIAVKLSTLQRKLYKRFLDVHGFTKDNDYNEKIGKRSFFAGYQALAQIWNHPGIVQLRKDNKDYERSGDAVENFLADDSSSDENIDYNLGLGEKNVNEILPGKKDGIFHKNWWNDLLHENNYKELDYSGKMVLLLDILAMSSDVGDKALVFSQSIPTLDLIELYLSRLPRHGKKGKSWKKGKDWYRLDGRTEGSERQKLVERFNDPLNKRVKCVIISTRAGSLGINLYAANRVIIVDGSWNPTYDLQAIYRAWRYGQTKPVFAYRLMAHGTMEEKIYKRQVTKEGLAARVVDRQQVHRTISKEEMLHLFEFGDDENHELDQENGRMNDNMTGEVEILPKHVVPLSQGSCSSDKLMERLIGKHSPRWIANFHEHETLLQENEEERLTKEEQDMAWEVYQKSFGWEEVQRIPLKESAIDQKPAASNTASSAPKKSILAESKAKNAFVQRKCTNLSHLLTLRSQGTKQGCTTVCGECGRELSWEEHNRDSRLR
- the LOC103451082 gene encoding hypothetical protein At1g04090-like, producing MLGCECWWWRSSDYQLYDYSEPQPQPQPFSLPSPLPHWPQGEGFAAGRIRLGEIEVIQVTKFESIWSCSLLRGKSRGVTFYRPAGIPDDFFCLGYYCQRNDQPLRGYVLVARETVARMVDDGCTRGSALELPALKRPVSYSLVWNADSSKNGCGYIWLPNPPVGYKAMGFVVTDKPEEPSPEEVRCVREDLTETCETHDRMLAMDSKLDQFQVWNTRPCKRGMFYSGVSVGTFFCSTYLDSDEELEVACLKNFDSSLHAMPNLNQIHSLIEHYGPTVFFHPNEVYLPSSVQWFFKNGALLYREDTGNGKPIDYRGSNLPAGGENDSDFWIDLPSDDEAKNLLKAGNIDSAELYVHVKPALGGTFTDIAMWVFCPFNGPSTIKIGLVNIALNKIGEHVGDWEHFTLRVNNFTGELWQVYFSEHSGGRWVDAFDLEFIEGSKPIVYSSKHGHSSYAHPGTYLQGSSKFDIGVRNDAARSKFFIDSSSKYQIVAAEYLGNGVISEPSWLQYMRDWGPTIVYDGRSELDKLIDRLPFFVRFSVENLIELFPTQIYGEEGPTGPKEKDNWVGDER